CAGCCGTTTAAGCTCATTAACATAATATGAGATCAGGCTGAGGGCTTCTGTGACAGTCCTCACAGACTCCTTTGTTGCACCTCCAAATGTTGTTTTACTCACAGGGAGACTCCCCGCTCCGCGTGAATCATTCATGGCCTGCGTGTTGTGTGGACTACAGCATGCAGCTTTCTGAATGGAGCACATGAGCGCCAAGGCCTGTAGTCCTCGACAAGGAGCTGTCAGTGTGAATCAGGCGAGGGGCGGCTAGTGGAGCAGATGGGAGACACAGGCTTacaacaaaacagcatcagcGCGCACAAGCCACAGACAGACGTCCCCATGTCATGCAATACAAAATAGGCCGGGGGATTGAGTCATAAAACACTCCGAGgtaggggagggagggagggagggagggaggggggtgaatGAGTAACACACTTgatgtgcagaggagcagagaatgCTTAAACATGACCCTGCAGAGGTGAGCCACGTAGAGGCCTTGACCTCCAGCCAGACACTGGAGGGCTACATAGGCGCCACAGCCACTGCTCCCAGTCCTTCCCTCGCTCCCACTGGCTGGTATTTGTAGGTTGTCTCTGATGGACAATAAATCACTGAaatcctccctctccccttgtctctttccactctctttctctctgcagttgAGGAAGAGATGAGTTCTAGTCTGCAAGGGACCACCAGACCCACACAGGGATGGACCTCCTAGCCGGTCGCCCCCCCAGCGGCCTCTGAAGCACCACCCTCTCACTGTGTAATACTTGACCGTCACACGTGTTGGCACTGAGCAGACATGGATGAGAGCGGGAGTGGATGACAGGAGCGCAAAGGCGACTGCCACGGAGAGAAGTCGAGGGGAAGCAGAGAGTTGTCTCTGGGATGTACTGACCGCTCACCGTTCGAAATCTAACCAAAGACTCCGTCGCACCTTACTGCCAGCGCACATCTGCCACCCTAAAGTAAATCAATGGTACATCCTCCAGAGCATGGGGTGTGTTAAATCCAAGAGGAGCAACTGTGCTGGACAAAatgcaaactccacagagaAGGTGGAAGGCAAAGCCAAGGGGTCGAGGGGCGAGAAAGCGTACTTGGTTCACTCAGAGATGGGCTCGCCGGAGAGCTCCCCTCAGGTCAACCCAGTGCTGCTGGAGTACGCCCAGAGGCTCTCCGAGGAGATCGTGGCCCGGGCCGTGCAGCAGTGGATGGAGGTAGACCGTCGCTACAGCGACATCCCCTACATTGAGTGTGATGTGCCGTGACATGGGGAGGGCTGTCGCAGTGGAAAGGCCAAGCTGAGACTGCCTTGACCTTTGATTCCGGAGGCTCTACGTGTGATTAGGTCAGTAGTCTCAAACACCTTCATTCAGAATGCATTCTTCAAGCATCTACCATGATGTGAGCAGGAATGTGAATGGGCTGTCAGTAATTCAGTTTTGACCCACTTTTGGATTGGATTATATGTGGATTGAGCCTAAAAACCCTGTTCTAAAGCGACCAAAGCACTCTGATCCCGTCCATGTCTCTGTGATTATCTGTATCAAAGCTGGAGCCTTGCTGAAGCAGAGTGTCTTCAGCTGGATATCATCTGTCTCAGACCTTATTTGTCCCCACTCCCAGTAGGTGTTGGCTCTCTGTGGCTGCAAGAAAGTAAGAAATCCTATCAGATATTGCCTGGAATTGTAATGCCAGCGAAAGTTTATCCTGTCCGTTGACGCTGTCCGAGGGCCAAGAATCGTTCCTCTTATGGAGGAAGTTATTAATAGATCCCTTCATTCTGTGACGGCTCTCACTTGAAAACCTTCCCTGGTATCgtcaggtcacaaacacacccaGCTGTCCGGCCCCTTCTGGTTGGACTACAGGCTCCACTGGTTGAAGTTCTCCCTTAATGGCCCCCCCTGAGACCCAGTGGCTGAGCCACAGCGAAGAGCATCTTCCTCCGCCCTACTTATCTCACTGCCATTAGGCAGCCTCCACCGCAGCCCTCCACCCAGCAGGGAGGGTCCTCAAAATGGGTCCAGGAAATTATGTGTACAagttgtgtgtttcctgttctcCAGGATATTCTGTATACACAAGCCACAGTATGGGAACTTTGACATGAGGATCCAGATCACTGGGGGCCTGCTGGTCTCTCAACCACAAAGAAACCAGGCCATCAGAAAGGATTGACACACTTTTGAAAAAGGATTTGGCTCGTCAACAGAACTGGagttaaaaatcaaaacaaaacacgtGATTTTGGCTAAAATGTTGTAGGCCtaggttttttttgtcaacattgTGTCATTGTACAACATCTATTTGACAAATACTGCCATCTGCCCAATAGAGGACGACAGCACAAATATGCAAACCTCGAAATCCATGACACCTCAGTCCAGCACACGGCTTCTGAAAAAGGTGGGGTGCTGCTCCGCATCGATGCATTAAGTACCGGCACAGAGTAGGTATATTTGGAATAGAGGTTCACAACTGCCAAAGTCCTTAATGAATGTTACTTCGGGCCCAACACAGCTAAGGTGAATTCTTTTATACTGTATGATTTCTATCAGTGGGGCTATTATACACGTCCGGTCTTTGTTCAAGTGGAGCTGCAGGCCGAGGCCTCTGAAGTCAACAGCTAATAACTGATGTCATTGGGATTTACCCAAAATTGAAGTTGCATCTCCAGTTAGGCTCCACTGAAAAACATCGAAGAAACCTAAACTGCCACACAACTATTTGCAGTGATAAAAGCTTGGAATAGTGTCGTAGCAAAGAAAGGAAAACCATGACAGTAGTGGCTGCACGTATACTTCAGCACATGCTGATAAGCCATATGAAACAGTGGCAGGGTGCTCTGCCCACTTGCCTTCTCCCCATGTCCTTTCTTATAGTGtgacagtgtttctgtgtctaaAGCTGGACATTACCAAGACAATACAGCTGATGTCAGTCACATTCTATTGGGAAATATAACCAATACAGATGCTGCAAAATGTGCCCATTTTAGTGAAAATTGATCAACAAGTCATTGTGAATGGCATTGCTTAGGAGAGCGGGGTTCGTTATAAAACACTGCCCCAAACCCTGCAAatcaacactgaaaacagaatTTGCACTAATCCGTGCGGACAGATGAATCTCTGGGGGTCCTCCCAGACATGTTGTGAACACACTAAAATTAGAGATGACATATTTCTCCTCACACCATATTCCTGattcttcttcctctgatgCCACTTGTTTAGCTTCAGATAGAACAATAATAATCTCACTGCGGTGCTGGGAAACTCTTCTCTGTGAACGTTGGGATTCGAAAGACCAGAAGGCCTGTTTGAATAGAACGAGACagagctgacagcagtttgGTCAGTCCACGCACATTTTCTTTACAGTTCACCAACCGGAGGATGAGTCATTCTGTTTCACATTTAGAATAGTGACACTAAACCGAGTGATGGCAATCTGTTTCTTAGGTTATACGTCAGAGATGTTGCCATAATGCTGATGTCAGGCTTGACTGTGCAAAATGTTCAACATCACAGAGAAAAGTTAAGTTTTGACAAATTGTCTTCTGTGTTTACATATTTCCAAGAGATTGAGTTATTTTTAACTCTGGCAAAGATCAGGTCTTGTGGTTGTCTGAGAGAAAAGCAGTGAGTCGGATTTCCCCTCTTCAGACAGCCACGAAGGGGCCGAGTCTGCACCACAAGCGGTTAAAAATGCGATCCAGTGTGAACGCCTGTCTTCATTCAAACATCTGTGTCTTCCAGTTGATGCTTTTACCACTGACTGAAAGGCTGCCAACGCTTCCATCTGGAAACAGTGATTTGTGGTTTTTAAAGGTCACCCATTTTAAACTATTTCATTACTCCAGGTGTTTGACAGAGATGGGAGGTGCTGCTATATTGGCCAGACTCACCGGACACTTTTCGTAGGATTTATTCATCACAGGAGGGGTAGACCCCCTGAGGAGCAGGAATATGTAGTGTCCTTTGGTACGGTTCACATTcgggctgcaactaacgatgattttcatcatcagttaaTTTGTCacttattttcttgattaactgctttgtgtataaaatgtcagaaaatactaaaaaattTCTTTCCACAGCTCAAAGTGATTCTTTATTCAaccagcagtccacaaacccaaagatgttcagtttacacATGTAATGTGCATGTCATCAGATGGCAGAGAAAGGCATCAAATCCTGACA
This region of Pempheris klunzingeri isolate RE-2024b chromosome 10, fPemKlu1.hap1, whole genome shotgun sequence genomic DNA includes:
- the c10h2orf88 gene encoding small membrane A-kinase anchor protein; its protein translation is MGCVKSKRSNCAGQNANSTEKVEGKAKGSRGEKAYLVHSEMGSPESSPQVNPVLLEYAQRLSEEIVARAVQQWMEVDRRYSDIPYIECDVP